Proteins encoded by one window of Marinoscillum sp. 108:
- a CDS encoding DUF349 domain-containing protein, translating to MEDKENKLPENLEDLQDGVQENPELTDESTTPEDSGETSEAEPEEAPKAEVEEAPEGQAAEVAKTEETPAEEVVEESPKEAPEPVAEVTANEDTQDDSASEDDSHDDDEDHGDEDDKLLESLHFDNPTKDELLAALKKVSGIEKMRVLDKALKEIKPPFDHIYEKEKEDALKNFVEAGNDAADFVYKGDDTDGQFFELYNQLRNKKQRFFSELEKSKDENLRKKNEILEKLRELVDGEESTASINTLKALQEEWKKLGQVPGAHVKSLWANYNALIDRFYDNRSIYFELKELDRRKNLEGKLELCARAEELVNLENIKEAIVQLNELHEEFKHIGPIPKEDQEPVWQRFKAASDEIYAKRKEFFDELKHDLNENADKKQALGDEAAEFVSFNSDKISDWNKKTKQLLELQKKWEAIGGLPRDRAKHINKHFWGNFKTFFANKNAFFKTLETQREENYNKKKELLEKAEALKNSEEWDQTANELKKLQNAWRDIGPVPEKYRNEVYQKFKAACDTFFERKRAQGSVQNKEFDQNLKKKEEICAMLEAYINADTIELGQVYDLLERYSEIGFVPRNAIKKIHDRYDDITNRLVSLEDLSDSQRSELETQVQLSKLKNSPHGGQKIQRKEGAIKRKLSSLESDIATWKTNLDFFADSKTADKLKADFNEKIEKATAEMEELKKQLQMLKQI from the coding sequence ATGGAGGATAAGGAAAACAAATTGCCTGAAAATCTCGAGGATTTGCAGGATGGTGTTCAGGAAAACCCTGAATTGACTGACGAAAGCACAACCCCGGAAGACTCGGGCGAAACCAGCGAAGCAGAGCCGGAGGAAGCTCCCAAAGCAGAGGTGGAGGAAGCGCCTGAAGGTCAAGCGGCCGAGGTAGCCAAGACCGAGGAAACTCCAGCAGAGGAGGTGGTAGAAGAAAGCCCCAAGGAAGCGCCTGAACCTGTGGCAGAAGTAACTGCCAACGAGGATACACAGGATGATTCAGCGTCTGAAGATGATTCGCACGATGACGATGAGGATCATGGCGATGAAGATGATAAGCTGCTGGAATCATTGCATTTTGATAATCCTACCAAGGATGAACTCCTGGCTGCCCTTAAAAAAGTTTCCGGCATAGAGAAAATGCGTGTGTTGGATAAGGCCCTGAAGGAGATCAAGCCTCCTTTTGACCATATCTATGAAAAAGAGAAAGAGGATGCCCTCAAAAACTTTGTGGAAGCAGGCAATGATGCTGCTGACTTTGTCTACAAAGGGGATGACACAGATGGGCAATTCTTTGAGCTATACAATCAATTAAGGAATAAGAAACAACGTTTCTTTTCTGAGCTTGAAAAATCCAAGGATGAGAACCTCAGGAAGAAAAATGAAATATTGGAGAAGTTGCGGGAGCTCGTGGATGGTGAAGAAAGCACCGCTTCGATCAATACACTGAAAGCACTCCAGGAGGAATGGAAAAAGCTGGGTCAGGTGCCCGGTGCTCATGTGAAGAGCCTGTGGGCCAACTACAATGCGCTAATAGACAGGTTCTATGACAACAGAAGCATCTACTTTGAGCTGAAAGAGCTGGACAGAAGGAAGAACCTGGAGGGTAAACTGGAGCTATGCGCACGTGCAGAGGAGCTGGTAAACCTGGAAAACATAAAAGAAGCCATCGTACAGCTCAATGAGCTACACGAGGAGTTTAAACATATCGGACCGATCCCCAAGGAGGACCAGGAGCCTGTTTGGCAGCGCTTCAAGGCCGCCTCTGATGAAATATATGCCAAGCGCAAGGAGTTTTTTGATGAACTCAAGCACGATCTGAACGAAAACGCTGATAAGAAGCAGGCGTTGGGTGATGAGGCGGCAGAGTTTGTGTCGTTTAATTCTGACAAGATTAGCGACTGGAACAAAAAGACGAAACAGCTTCTCGAGCTTCAGAAAAAATGGGAGGCCATCGGTGGATTGCCTCGCGACCGAGCCAAACACATCAACAAACATTTCTGGGGTAATTTCAAAACCTTCTTTGCCAATAAAAATGCATTTTTCAAAACCCTGGAGACCCAGCGTGAGGAAAACTATAACAAGAAGAAAGAGCTGCTTGAGAAAGCAGAAGCCCTTAAAAACAGTGAAGAGTGGGATCAGACCGCCAACGAGCTGAAAAAGCTCCAGAATGCCTGGCGTGATATTGGTCCTGTACCAGAGAAGTATCGCAACGAGGTGTATCAGAAGTTCAAGGCTGCATGTGATACCTTCTTTGAGCGGAAGCGTGCTCAGGGCAGTGTGCAAAACAAGGAGTTTGATCAAAACCTGAAAAAGAAGGAGGAAATCTGTGCCATGCTGGAGGCCTATATCAACGCTGATACCATAGAACTGGGTCAGGTATATGACCTACTAGAGCGGTACTCAGAAATTGGTTTTGTGCCACGAAATGCCATCAAGAAGATACACGACAGGTATGACGACATCACGAACCGACTCGTGAGCCTTGAGGATCTTTCTGATAGTCAACGGTCGGAATTGGAGACGCAGGTACAGTTGAGCAAGCTGAAGAACAGCCCTCATGGTGGACAGAAAATTCAACGAAAAGAAGGAGCGATTAAACGTAAACTGTCTTCCCTGGAAAGTGATATAGCTACATGGAAAACCAATCTCGATTTTTTTGCGGATTCCAAGACGGCTGATAAACTAAAGGCAGATTTCAATGAAAAAATTGAAAAGGCTACTGCCGAAATGGAGGAATTGAAGAAGCAGCTACAAATGTTGAAGCAGATTTGA
- a CDS encoding YqgE/AlgH family protein encodes MDYFATDQIIEPERGDLLISEPYLPDPNFERTVILLCEHDENGSFGFVLNKRAQSRLDELIEEAEGFSTDVFVGGPVQQNTLHFLHKSPATLKGDKKVVDGVYWGIDFEGLLSSINTRQVAKEELKFFVGYSGWSPGQLMDELKSKSWIVYKKASPEVVFEMNPDDLWREALKTMGGKFRVISNYPTDPRLN; translated from the coding sequence ATGGACTACTTTGCAACAGACCAGATCATAGAACCAGAGCGAGGAGACTTGCTGATTTCAGAGCCCTATTTGCCAGATCCAAACTTTGAGCGCACGGTGATTTTACTTTGTGAGCATGACGAGAATGGGTCCTTTGGCTTTGTGCTTAACAAACGTGCTCAGTCCAGGCTGGATGAGCTGATTGAGGAAGCGGAGGGGTTTAGCACCGATGTATTTGTGGGTGGACCAGTACAACAAAATACGTTACATTTCTTACATAAATCTCCGGCCACTTTAAAAGGTGACAAGAAAGTGGTGGATGGTGTATATTGGGGCATTGACTTTGAAGGATTGCTGAGCTCGATAAATACCCGGCAGGTAGCTAAAGAGGAATTAAAGTTCTTTGTGGGCTATTCTGGTTGGTCACCAGGGCAGCTGATGGACGAGCTAAAATCCAAATCATGGATAGTCTATAAAAAGGCTTCCCCGGAAGTGGTTTTTGAAATGAATCCGGATGACCTGTGGAGAGAGGCACTTAAGACAATGGGAGGGAAGTTTAGAGTAATCTCAAACTATCCTACCGACCCGAGACTGAATTAG
- a CDS encoding tRNA-(ms[2]io[6]A)-hydroxylase codes for MKQRIDLKVESSQEWIDTVVSDFDEFLKDHANCERKASAMAMSFVAKYPNRVEIIPELINTAVEELEHFRSVYAIMEERGIELTHEIGQDIYVKQLLDKCRDGREERFMDRLLLASLVETRGAERFRMVYEAMDDPELRRFYQELWASEAKHGEVFVRMALNYFEEKAVYKRLEEMTDYEAVVLQSLPLKPALH; via the coding sequence ATGAAACAGAGAATTGATCTGAAAGTAGAGAGTAGCCAGGAGTGGATTGACACAGTGGTGTCTGATTTTGATGAGTTTTTAAAGGATCATGCCAATTGTGAGCGCAAGGCTTCCGCCATGGCCATGAGTTTTGTGGCTAAATACCCTAATCGTGTGGAAATCATCCCGGAGCTCATCAATACCGCAGTGGAGGAGTTGGAACATTTCCGGTCGGTCTATGCCATTATGGAAGAGCGCGGAATAGAGCTTACTCATGAAATAGGGCAAGACATCTATGTGAAGCAGCTTTTGGATAAATGCCGTGACGGTCGCGAGGAGCGATTTATGGACCGGTTGCTGCTGGCATCTCTGGTAGAGACTCGGGGTGCAGAGCGATTTAGGATGGTGTATGAGGCCATGGATGATCCCGAACTAAGACGCTTCTATCAGGAACTTTGGGCTTCTGAAGCCAAGCACGGGGAAGTATTTGTGCGGATGGCCTTAAACTATTTTGAAGAAAAGGCGGTCTATAAAAGACTAGAGGAAATGACTGATTATGAAGCCGTTGTGCTTCAGAGCTTACCACTAAAACCTGCATTACACTGA
- the pdxH gene encoding pyridoxamine 5'-phosphate oxidase: MSLDLASLRQEYTKASLDLDSVCASPFDQFQQWFDEAQKSKVTEPNAMVLSTSDLSGHITQRTVLLKAIDPNGFVFYTNYKSRKARQIEENPQVCILFPWYQLERQVIITGRAEKVSTAQSMKYFLSRPLGSQLGAWVSHQSEVITSRSILEMKLQEMKAKFKDGKIPLPDFWGGYKIVPDSIEFWQGRASRLHDRILYTRSDSDWSTQRLAP; this comes from the coding sequence ATGAGTCTGGATCTTGCATCACTTAGACAGGAATACACAAAGGCCTCACTGGATTTGGATAGCGTCTGTGCCTCTCCCTTTGACCAGTTTCAGCAATGGTTTGACGAAGCTCAAAAAAGTAAAGTCACCGAACCCAATGCCATGGTGCTGAGTACCAGCGACCTGAGTGGGCACATCACCCAAAGAACCGTTTTATTGAAAGCAATAGACCCGAATGGTTTTGTGTTTTACACCAACTACAAAAGTCGGAAAGCTCGGCAGATCGAGGAGAATCCTCAGGTGTGCATTCTTTTTCCATGGTACCAGCTGGAGCGTCAGGTTATCATCACTGGCAGGGCCGAAAAAGTAAGCACCGCGCAATCCATGAAGTATTTTCTAAGCAGACCTCTTGGTAGTCAACTGGGTGCATGGGTTTCTCACCAGAGTGAGGTGATCACTTCCAGGAGCATTCTGGAAATGAAGCTGCAGGAAATGAAGGCGAAATTTAAAGATGGAAAAATTCCCCTTCCAGACTTCTGGGGTGGTTACAAGATCGTACCTGACTCCATCGAGTTTTGGCAGGGAAGAGCCAGCCGCCTTCACGACCGTATTCTTTACACCCGATCAGACTCAGATTGGTCCACACAGCGATTGGCCCCTTGA
- a CDS encoding glycosyltransferase family 2 protein, producing the protein MVHTAIGPLKAESIYLKRYAWPATGLAGKVSGNPQMIVVIPAFCEDHLPKALTSLHRCTPPTLEVAVLIIVNESENASLEIQQKNQACLLAIQQVIPTFQQHVLHVKLPPKKAGVGLARKIGMDEAVRIFEDRQVDGIIVCYDADCHCDDNYLQAIEHFYQDPQNNLGLVHYEHELHGTNHEAILNYELYLRYYTNALRVCGYPYALQTLGSCITVRSSAYQKQGGMNTRKAGEDFYFIHKTIPLKGIGEINQTTIYPSDRVSDRVPFGTGHVIGKYLEDEADDYSVYHPDIFEQLRPINKDLKDLYITRIFDISEVSPCLRAFYLENNFEEALYQILDQSGSYSNFLDRYYQWWDAFRVLKYVHFARDHFYASVPLHSAMQWLSLQLPELLLAEKDQLAQLLRMREYDRANTFYIR; encoded by the coding sequence TTGGTCCACACAGCGATTGGCCCCTTGAAGGCAGAGAGCATTTATCTGAAAAGATACGCCTGGCCAGCCACCGGCCTTGCAGGCAAAGTCAGCGGAAACCCTCAGATGATCGTTGTGATCCCGGCTTTCTGTGAAGACCACCTGCCCAAGGCGCTCACCTCCTTACATCGATGTACACCTCCAACACTCGAAGTAGCAGTATTGATCATAGTGAATGAATCAGAGAACGCTTCTCTGGAAATTCAGCAAAAAAACCAGGCGTGCCTACTGGCCATACAGCAAGTCATCCCCACCTTTCAACAGCATGTATTGCATGTGAAACTCCCCCCAAAAAAAGCTGGGGTGGGTTTGGCGCGAAAAATCGGGATGGACGAAGCGGTCAGGATATTTGAAGATCGTCAGGTGGATGGAATCATCGTCTGCTACGATGCAGACTGCCACTGCGATGATAACTACCTTCAGGCCATAGAGCATTTCTATCAGGACCCTCAAAACAATCTCGGGCTTGTTCATTACGAACATGAGCTCCACGGCACCAATCATGAGGCCATTCTCAACTATGAACTGTATCTCCGCTACTATACCAATGCACTAAGGGTATGCGGGTATCCTTATGCGCTTCAGACACTCGGATCATGTATTACGGTGAGATCCTCTGCCTACCAGAAGCAAGGCGGAATGAACACCCGAAAGGCCGGTGAAGACTTCTATTTTATCCATAAGACCATTCCCCTCAAAGGAATTGGCGAAATCAACCAAACCACGATCTACCCCTCTGACAGGGTATCTGATCGGGTGCCCTTTGGCACCGGACATGTCATTGGTAAATACCTGGAAGATGAAGCCGATGACTACTCCGTCTATCACCCCGATATATTTGAACAGCTTAGACCTATAAACAAGGATCTAAAAGACCTTTACATCACACGAATATTCGATATTTCAGAGGTTTCTCCCTGCCTAAGGGCTTTCTATCTTGAAAACAATTTCGAAGAAGCATTATACCAAATCCTTGATCAGTCTGGCAGCTACAGCAACTTTCTGGATAGGTATTATCAATGGTGGGATGCCTTCAGAGTCCTTAAGTATGTCCACTTTGCCCGAGATCACTTTTACGCCAGTGTCCCCTTGCATTCTGCTATGCAGTGGCTCTCGTTACAGCTTCCTGAGCTTCTGCTAGCAGAAAAAGATCAGCTGGCCCAGCTCCTGAGAATGCGTGAGTATGACAGGGCAAATACCTTTTACATCAGGTGA
- the bshB1 gene encoding bacillithiol biosynthesis deacetylase BshB1 yields MKINILAFAAHPDDVELCCAGTLIVHQMRGFTTGIIDLTQGEMGTRGTAEQRLQEAKRAGEIMKVSVRENLGFADSFFTNDTEHQLKIVQKIREFQPDIVLTNALYDRHPDHGRAATMVEEACFKAGLKKVETLDAEGNPQKAWRPKKTYFCVQSVSLTPDFLVDISDAQELKMEAVRAYKSQFFDPNSQEPQTYISKPEFMQMIEARALEYGHRIGVKYAEGFMTKQSLGVKDLYHLM; encoded by the coding sequence ATGAAGATAAATATACTAGCCTTTGCTGCTCATCCTGATGATGTGGAACTGTGCTGCGCCGGCACACTTATCGTTCATCAGATGCGGGGCTTTACTACCGGCATTATAGACCTTACCCAGGGAGAAATGGGCACCAGAGGTACTGCCGAGCAGCGACTTCAAGAGGCCAAAAGAGCAGGTGAAATCATGAAAGTCTCTGTACGCGAGAATCTTGGATTTGCAGACTCTTTCTTCACCAACGATACTGAGCATCAGCTGAAGATCGTTCAGAAAATCAGAGAATTTCAACCGGATATCGTGCTGACCAACGCGCTCTATGACCGCCACCCGGATCACGGACGCGCAGCGACCATGGTAGAAGAGGCCTGTTTCAAAGCGGGATTGAAGAAGGTAGAAACCCTGGATGCGGAAGGAAACCCACAGAAGGCCTGGAGGCCAAAGAAGACCTATTTTTGTGTACAGAGCGTCTCCTTGACACCCGATTTTCTGGTGGATATTTCGGATGCGCAAGAACTCAAAATGGAGGCAGTTCGGGCCTATAAGTCGCAGTTTTTTGACCCTAATAGTCAGGAACCCCAGACCTACATTTCAAAACCAGAGTTTATGCAGATGATCGAAGCGAGAGCTTTGGAATATGGTCACCGCATAGGTGTGAAATATGCAGAGGGCTTTATGACGAAACAGTCCCTTGGAGTGAAAGACCTCTATCACCTGATGTAA
- the trxB gene encoding thioredoxin-disulfide reductase: MTKERVKVLIIGSGPAGFTAAIYAARAGMKPVLYQGGQPGGQLTITTDVENYPGYPEGIMGPQMMVDFQKQAERFGTDIRSGMITAVDFSGWPHSVTVDNKTEIEAEAVIISTGASAKWLGLESEQRLNGRGVSACAVCDGFFFRGQDVAIVGGGDTAAEEATYLSKLVNKVYMLVRRDEMRASKIMQQRVLNAPNIEVLWNSETDEVLGEEEVTGLRIKDTVTGEKREIEVQGFFVAIGHKPNTDVFKEFLDMDSAGYIKTIPGTSKTNIPGVFATGDAQDKIYRQAVTAAGSGCMGALDAEKFIAEKEVELQEAAL; this comes from the coding sequence ATGACTAAAGAAAGAGTAAAAGTATTGATCATAGGTTCCGGTCCTGCAGGTTTTACAGCTGCGATTTATGCAGCACGTGCGGGTATGAAGCCCGTGCTTTACCAGGGCGGTCAACCTGGCGGTCAACTGACCATCACCACTGACGTGGAAAACTACCCTGGATATCCTGAGGGAATCATGGGGCCACAGATGATGGTGGATTTTCAAAAGCAAGCCGAACGCTTTGGGACAGACATCCGCAGCGGCATGATCACGGCGGTGGACTTTTCAGGATGGCCACACAGTGTTACCGTGGATAACAAGACAGAGATCGAAGCGGAGGCAGTGATCATTTCTACCGGAGCATCTGCCAAGTGGTTGGGACTGGAGAGTGAGCAGCGATTGAATGGAAGAGGTGTTTCTGCCTGTGCGGTATGTGATGGATTCTTTTTTAGAGGTCAGGATGTAGCCATCGTGGGTGGTGGGGATACTGCCGCTGAGGAAGCTACTTACCTGTCGAAGCTGGTAAATAAGGTATACATGCTGGTGAGAAGAGATGAGATGCGCGCCAGTAAAATCATGCAGCAACGTGTGCTGAACGCGCCAAACATAGAAGTGCTCTGGAACTCTGAAACCGATGAGGTTTTGGGAGAAGAAGAAGTAACAGGCCTGCGTATCAAGGACACTGTGACAGGAGAGAAAAGAGAGATTGAGGTACAAGGCTTCTTCGTGGCCATTGGTCACAAACCTAATACAGATGTTTTCAAAGAATTTCTGGACATGGATAGTGCAGGGTATATTAAAACCATCCCGGGTACGTCCAAGACTAATATTCCTGGAGTATTTGCCACAGGTGATGCCCAGGACAAGATTTACAGACAGGCAGTGACTGCAGCTGGTAGCGGATGTATGGGCGCATTGGATGCAGAGAAGTTTATCGCTGAGAAAGAGGTAGAGCTTCAGGAAGCGGCATTGTAA
- a CDS encoding RNA polymerase sigma factor RpoD/SigA, translating to MRQLKISKQITNRESQSLDKYLQEIGRVELITADEEVILAKKIKEGDQLALERLTKANLRFVVSVAKQYQNQGLTLGDLINEGNLGLIKAAQRFDETRGFKFISYAVWWIRQSILQALAEQSRIVRLPLNRVGSLNKISKTFSFLEQKFEREPSADEMAEVLEMTEGEVLDTMKISGRHISMDAPFANGEESSLLDVLEDVGEDTPDSSLLTDSLRREIQRALSTLTQREADVVAFYFGLNEQHALTLEEIGERFNLTRERVRQIKEKAIRRLRHASRSRSLKTFLG from the coding sequence ATGAGACAACTGAAAATTAGCAAGCAAATTACGAATCGGGAGAGTCAATCTCTCGATAAGTATTTGCAGGAAATCGGAAGAGTAGAGTTAATCACCGCCGATGAGGAAGTAATACTAGCCAAGAAAATAAAAGAAGGCGACCAGCTGGCGCTGGAGAGGCTTACCAAAGCCAATCTACGTTTTGTTGTGTCTGTGGCTAAGCAATATCAAAATCAAGGACTTACACTGGGGGATTTGATCAATGAGGGAAACCTCGGTCTGATCAAAGCTGCTCAGCGCTTCGATGAGACCAGAGGCTTTAAGTTCATCTCCTATGCCGTTTGGTGGATCAGACAATCCATTTTGCAAGCCCTTGCTGAGCAGTCCAGGATCGTCAGGCTACCACTCAATAGGGTAGGTTCACTCAATAAAATCTCCAAGACCTTTTCATTTCTGGAACAAAAGTTTGAAAGAGAACCTTCAGCTGACGAAATGGCAGAAGTGTTGGAGATGACAGAAGGTGAAGTGCTGGACACCATGAAAATTTCCGGAAGGCACATTTCTATGGATGCGCCCTTTGCCAATGGTGAAGAGAGCAGTTTACTGGATGTGCTGGAGGATGTGGGCGAGGATACTCCCGACAGTAGCTTACTGACCGATTCATTGAGAAGAGAAATACAGCGGGCTTTATCCACCCTTACTCAGCGTGAGGCGGATGTGGTGGCTTTTTACTTTGGACTCAATGAACAGCATGCGCTTACCCTGGAGGAAATCGGGGAGAGGTTTAACCTCACCCGGGAGCGTGTGAGACAGATTAAAGAAAAAGCAATAAGAAGATTACGTCACGCTTCGAGAAGTAGGTCATTGAAAACTTTTCTTGGATAG
- the pnp gene encoding polyribonucleotide nucleotidyltransferase codes for MKPQYTVKKFALADGREISIETGRLAKQADGSVVVRMGDAMILATVVSKKEAGEGVDFLPLSVDYQEKFAAAGKIPGGFLKRESRLSDYEVLICRLVDRALRPLFPSTYHADTQVMLSLISADPEVMPDALAALAASAALAVSDIPFDGPISEARVIKLGDEFLVNPTPAQMAEASLDLIVAGSADNIMMVEGESKEVSEEDMLEGIKVAHEAIKIQCQAQVELAAEVGATVKREFDHEPSDAELEAKIRAHCYDACYEIAKKGSANKTERSEGFDAIKESFLATYTEEEREELNSFLVKKYFHDVQKDAVRNCVLDTKKRLDGRDLDQIRPIWSEVDCLPSAHGSAIFTRGETQSLTTVTLGSKMDEQMIDGAMISGYNKFILHYNFPGFSTGEVRPNRGPGRREVGHGNLAMRALKPMIPTEDNPYTIRIVSDILESNGSSSMATVCAGALALMDAGIKIKSPVSGIAMGMISDSATGRYAVLSDILGDEDHLGDMDFKVTGTEKGITACQMDIKIDGLSYDVLKEALSQANRGRLHILNEMKKTISEPRAEMKENAPRLVQLVIERDMIGAVIGPGGKIIQEIQRESGATVNIEETDKGGLVSVFAADKGALDNALSRIKAIVQVPEVGEIYEGKVKAIMPFGAFVEVLPGKDGLLHISEIKWDRVDNVEDVLEVGEEIKVKLIEIDKKTGKYRLSRKVLLPKPERKEKAD; via the coding sequence ATGAAGCCTCAATACACGGTTAAAAAATTTGCGTTGGCAGATGGCAGAGAGATCTCCATCGAAACAGGCCGCCTGGCCAAACAAGCTGACGGTTCAGTAGTGGTGAGAATGGGTGATGCCATGATCCTCGCCACAGTAGTATCCAAAAAAGAAGCGGGAGAGGGCGTTGACTTCCTTCCGTTATCAGTTGATTATCAGGAAAAATTTGCAGCAGCAGGAAAGATCCCTGGGGGGTTTTTGAAGCGTGAAAGCAGACTCTCTGATTACGAGGTGTTGATTTGTCGTTTGGTGGACAGAGCGTTAAGACCTCTTTTCCCATCTACCTATCACGCAGACACTCAGGTAATGCTCTCATTGATCTCCGCAGATCCGGAGGTAATGCCGGATGCACTGGCAGCCTTGGCAGCCTCAGCCGCACTTGCGGTATCAGATATTCCATTCGATGGTCCTATCTCAGAAGCACGGGTGATTAAGCTCGGTGATGAATTTCTAGTGAATCCAACACCAGCACAGATGGCTGAAGCTTCTCTCGACCTCATTGTGGCGGGTTCTGCAGATAACATCATGATGGTGGAAGGCGAGTCTAAAGAGGTGAGCGAAGAGGATATGCTCGAAGGGATCAAGGTGGCACATGAAGCCATTAAGATTCAGTGTCAGGCACAAGTAGAGCTTGCAGCTGAAGTGGGAGCTACCGTGAAGCGTGAGTTTGATCATGAGCCTTCAGATGCTGAGTTGGAAGCCAAGATCAGAGCACATTGCTATGATGCTTGCTACGAAATCGCTAAGAAAGGTTCTGCCAACAAAACAGAAAGATCAGAAGGGTTTGATGCGATTAAAGAGTCGTTCCTGGCCACCTATACTGAAGAAGAAAGAGAAGAGCTTAACAGCTTTCTGGTAAAAAAATATTTCCACGACGTGCAGAAAGACGCAGTAAGAAACTGCGTACTAGATACTAAAAAGCGTCTGGATGGAAGAGATCTGGATCAGATCAGACCGATTTGGAGTGAAGTGGACTGTCTCCCTTCTGCGCACGGATCGGCTATCTTCACCAGAGGTGAAACACAATCATTGACCACCGTGACGCTCGGTTCCAAAATGGATGAGCAGATGATCGACGGTGCCATGATCTCTGGTTACAACAAATTTATTCTTCATTACAATTTCCCAGGTTTTTCTACGGGTGAAGTAAGACCCAACAGAGGACCGGGTAGAAGAGAAGTAGGTCACGGTAACCTTGCCATGAGGGCATTGAAACCGATGATTCCTACAGAAGACAATCCTTATACCATTCGTATTGTTTCAGACATTCTGGAGTCAAACGGATCATCGTCTATGGCTACCGTTTGTGCGGGAGCATTGGCCTTGATGGACGCCGGTATTAAGATCAAGAGCCCTGTTTCAGGTATCGCCATGGGAATGATCTCTGATAGCGCTACAGGAAGGTATGCAGTACTTTCTGATATTCTTGGAGACGAAGATCACCTTGGTGACATGGACTTCAAAGTGACCGGAACAGAAAAAGGAATCACAGCTTGTCAGATGGACATCAAGATTGACGGATTGTCATATGATGTGTTGAAAGAAGCACTTTCTCAGGCCAACAGAGGTCGTCTTCATATTCTGAACGAAATGAAGAAAACCATTTCTGAGCCTAGAGCCGAAATGAAAGAAAACGCACCGCGTCTGGTACAGTTGGTGATCGAGCGCGATATGATCGGTGCAGTGATCGGACCTGGCGGAAAGATTATTCAGGAAATCCAGAGAGAATCTGGTGCTACTGTAAATATTGAAGAAACTGACAAGGGAGGCCTTGTGAGTGTATTCGCTGCAGACAAAGGAGCCTTGGACAACGCTCTGTCACGCATCAAGGCCATCGTACAGGTGCCTGAAGTGGGAGAGATCTATGAAGGTAAAGTAAAAGCCATCATGCCATTTGGTGCTTTCGTTGAGGTATTGCCTGGCAAAGACGGCTTGCTACATATTTCAGAGATCAAGTGGGATCGGGTAGATAATGTAGAGGACGTTCTGGAAGTAGGTGAAGAGATCAAAGTGAAACTCATCGAGATCGACAAGAAAACCGGTAAATATCGGTTGTCAAGAAAAGTTTTACTACCTAAGCCGGAAAGAAAAGAGAAAGCTGATTAA
- the rpsO gene encoding 30S ribosomal protein S15, with the protein MYLTKEKKEEFFTKHGKGTEDTGSSEGQIALFTFRINHLTEHLKQNKQDHSTRLGLMKLVGKRRRLLDYLYKKDIERYRSIIAELKIRK; encoded by the coding sequence ATGTATTTAACGAAGGAAAAGAAGGAAGAATTCTTCACTAAACACGGAAAAGGTACAGAGGACACTGGTTCTTCTGAAGGTCAGATCGCACTTTTCACCTTCCGTATCAACCACCTCACCGAGCATCTAAAGCAAAACAAGCAAGACCACTCTACCCGATTGGGATTGATGAAACTAGTCGGTAAGAGAAGGAGATTGCTGGATTACCTTTACAAAAAGGATATCGAGCGATACAGAAGCATTATCGCGGAGTTGAAAATCCGAAAGTAA